In the Leptotrichia sp. oral taxon 223 genome, GAAATATCAAACTCTGTTTCTCTTGTCTTTATTCTTCTAGGCTGATAATAATTCACTCCCAGAAAGTCAACTGTATTTTCTGCAATAATTTTTAGTTCCTCTTCTGTACTTTCCCACAAAACTCCATCCTTTTCCAATATATCTGTCAGCAATTCAGGAAATTTACCATAAATCGCAGGATCTAAAAATGAATTGTTAAAAAATGCATCTGATATTTTCGCAGCCTTTACATCCTCTTCATTTTCACTTCTTGGATACGATGGCGTCAAATTCAAAATTACTCCTATTTTCCCATCTTTTTTCAACGATTCTATTTTCCTAAATTCCCCAATTACCTTTGCCGAAGCAAGTGCCGTATTATACAAAACCTGCATAGCTTTTTTTCCATCCACAATCAGCGGATAATGGAATTGATACATATATTGTGCCTCCACAGGCACTATAGGCTCATTAAATGTTGTCCAGTATTTTACCTTGTTCCCAAACAGTTCAAATGCTTTTCTGGCATATTTTACAAACAATTCAACCACATGCTTTGATTCCCAGCCACCATATTTTTCCTGCAATTCTATTGGCATATCAAAATGGAACAAATTCAGTACAAGAGTAATCCCATTTTTCTCAAATTCCTCTATAACCTCTGTATAAAATCTCACTCCATCCTCATCAACTTCCCCAGTTTCAAAATCCTTTATGAGCCGTGTCCATTGAATCGACGTTCTTAATGAATTAAGCCCAATCTCCTTATAAAGTCTTATATCTTCCCTAAAACTGTTATAAAAATTTGAAGCCACATCAGGCCCTACACCATCAAAAAACGCCTTCTTATCCGTATCAAACCAGTAGTCAAATATATTTCTGCTCTTCTTATTAAATCTCCCCTCACTCTGTGGCCCCGAAGTAGCCGATCCCCACCAGAAATTATCTGGAAATTTCAATTTTGCCATTACTATCCCTCCATATATCTAATTATCTATATCTTTTCCTTATTTTCAATATTATTATATTTTCATTTTTAATAAAAGTCAAGTCTTTATTTTTAAAAGATATATCTTTTATATTAAAAAGACTATAAAAACAATTTCCTTATTCTATAATGAATATATAGAAAAAATAATACAATAATGCTATAATAACAAAACAAAATCTCCTAGCAAGAGGAATAAATTATGAAAAAACTATTTAAAAGCAAAATAGAAATTATCAAATTTTTAGAAAAATTTTGCTATATTAGAATCTAAACCCGATTATATAAATAATACAGAAAATATAATTCAAAAACAACAAATGAAAATACCTATAAAATAATAGGAAGGGGATATCAAAATGTCAAAATATAAAACAATATGGGCAGCAGTAAGATTTGGAACATTAAAAGATGTTATAGAAATATTCAAAAAAGGAGATGAAAAAATTGGAGATGCATCAGGAGATAGTATCTTATTTGATGCATTAGCAAATACTAATAGCATTGCACGTTATGAAATTACTAATTTTTTAATAAATAAAGGAGCTGATGTTAAAGCAGTAACAGAAGATGGGATAAGTTTATTTTTTCCATTATTCTCATATGGTTGGACAGATATAGTAAAAACAACAATATTGTGTAAAACATTATTGGAAAAAGGCGCGGATATAACAACAATATATAAGAAAGAGAAAACGGTTGCTTTCAAGGAATTATTTAATATTGGTGCTCCTGAAATGGAAATGTTACCACTATATCAGCTAATATTTTCTCAACCAGGACTTCCTCTCTTAGTAAAGGATAAATGGGGATTAACAGTAATTGAATTTGCGAGAAGATCTAATAGACCGATAGCAGTACAAATGATGGAAGACTATGTAAAGAAATATAATTTGGAAGAAGAAAATTAAAGTACTTAATAATCATTGTTATAAAAGTATATATTAGAATGGGTGTGTAAAAATTTTTGTGTAAACCTCTAAATAATATATGGTAAAATAACTGTATAATATTTGGAGGTTTTTGTTATGGCTAAAAAGAAATCTGTTTGTTAAAATATAGTTATAGAAATATTTAATAATCTGAACAGAAAAAGTGAAAGTTGCTTATAAATGGAGGTTTAAAGCAAGATGTAGAAAAGAATACAAAACAGTACCATTATTAGAATATAAGCCAGATTATATAAATAATATACAAAATATAATTCAAAAACAACAAATGAAAATACCTACAAAATAGAGAAAGGACAAAGCTATGACAATTTATTCAGCAGCAGATATGGGAACATATGAAGAATTTTTAAAAATATTTAAAGAAGGAGATCAAAATGAAATAAGTCCATCAGGACGAAGTTTACTTTTCACAGCATTATGCAATCCAAAATTAGAAGAAAGATATAGAATAGCAAATTTTCTTATAAATAAAGGAGCAGATGTTAAAATAGTGACGGAAGATGGAATGAGCTTGTTTTTTCCACTATTTTCACGTTGCTGTAAAGATATAGTTAAAACAACGATACTATGTAAAACATTATTGGAAAAAGGAGCGGATATAACAGTAATGCATAAAAGAGAAAAGACAGTTTCATTCAAAGAATTATTTAACACTGGTACTCCTGAAATGAAAATGTTACCATTGTATCAACTGATATTTTCTCAACCAGGGCTTCCTCTTTTAGTAAAAGATAAATGGGGACTAACAGTAATTGAATTTGCGAGAAGGTTTAATAGACCAATAGCAGTGAAAATGATGGAAGATTATGTAAAAAAATATAACCTAAAAGAAGACAGTTAGAATTTTTAGATAACCGTTGTTGTAAAAATCAATGGTTATTTTTTTAGAATCAAGCTTTTTTTATTAAAATACAAGAAATTAATTTTTACCGAATATTATTATTGAGAATAATTTTATACTATTCCCCATTTAAGTAACGAATTTATTACAAACTTTTTCAATAAAGGATATAAACCTAATATTTTCAAATAATTAAAACATAATTTTTACTTTTTAAACAGATTTTAGTATAAGTTAATCCGTCGGAGCATTTTTCTGTGCTAACAAAACTGTCTGAGCATAGCGAGTTTTTTGTCAGTGCAGAAAAATGTCGTAGACTAGCCATAGGTTGTAGGATTTGCGGCAATGAGCAATCCTACGAAAACAAAAAAGAAAAAACATAGTAATATGAAAAAATATTTATTAATAAAATGTCCAAAAAATAATTTAGTTAAAAGATTACGAATTAATTATTAAACAATTCTATTATAAAAATTTATTCCTATTTTCAAAAGGGGTTTAGTATTAATAATTAAATTTAATTAAAGGATATTTTAATAGCTACATAGATTATACAATAGCATAGCCCTATAAAAAAATGACTTTAATTTCATAAATTTTTTGATTTCTACTATTTAAACGGAAAATAGTACAAAAATAAAGTTATAAACAAAAAAGACTAAACTCAGAATTTACTATTCCAAGCAAGTCTTTTTCATTTCATTTTAACATCTCTAGTAAGCTAAAATTTTTATTTTTTCAAATGTTGCTTTGCCATCCACTCAAACAAATGTTCCCCTTTATTATTCACAGGCATATTTCTAAGACTATAAATCCAGCTCCAGTGTCCATTGTACTCAGTTTCATGAATTTTTACATTTGGATAAGAGGAAAGTATTGCTCCATATTTTGAAAGAACATCGTAAACTCTTTTACTTGTATTTTCGTAGGAAATAGTCGGATCATTTTGTGCGTGAACCATCCAAAGCGGTTTATTTCTTATTTTCATCAAATCCTGTGTAGTAGTTGCAACTCCACCAGAAGTAGCCGCTTTATCAAGAGCAGCTGCACTTGTACTAAATGCCGCAAAATAATCTGGATATTCAATCATCATTCTAAATGACATATATCCACCAGCAGAAGCTCCAAAAACATAAATTCTATTTTTATCAACATTATTTTCAGAAGCAAATTCATCAATCATAGCCTTCACTGATTTTATGTACCCTTTGGTATAATTATTGTACCAAGTGTCATCAGCCTGCGGTGCCACAACATAAGCCCCGCCAAATATCTTTTGTGTTTTATCTTCTGCAAAAGCCACTGCACCACGATTTGCCAATTTTTGTGAAACATTATTTCGATAATTCTTGTATCCGCCTTCACCATTCCCATGAAACCAGATTATAAGCGGATGTTTCTTCCCATCATCTTTATTAACAGGTTTAAAATATTGATAATTCACTCCACTTTTAGACTTCGCCGCTACAAACTTATCAGCTTCCTCATCAACAATTTTCCCTTGTCTATAAAATCCTGTTTTATAACCCTTTATCTCCTTTTTTTGCTCCACTTTATATTCCAAATCCATCAGTACATTCCGTGAAACATTCCCAGTAACATAACTCAAAGTATTCGCTCCAGCCACATCTTTCCCATATTTCAAGTTAATAACAATATTTCCCTTGTCATTCACATAAATATTCTCAATTTCCCTCTCAACTTCAAATGTCCCCGATGATTTAGTCTTATCGTCTAGCACAATTCCAGCGTCCTTTGGCAAAGTTCCTTTAGCAAAAACTTTAAATGTATCTTTAGCAATTTGTTTATTTTGAATATTTTTCCCTTTTCCTTCAGTATTAATTTCAATGGAAACAATATTTTGCCCATAATCAAAAATTTTTGCATTTAATGAATATTGATCACTAAACGAATGATACATTTCCTGATCCCTAAATGTAATTTCAGCTGAAATTCCCAACACACTTACCAAAAACAAACCTACAAACACCAATACCTTCGTTCTCATAGCCATCACTTCCTCTACAATATTTTTTATTTCAAATTTAATTGATAAAATTATTAAATAAAGTAAAAATTTAAAAGTAAACTATTTTATTTTCAACTTCCTATACCTATTCACCGCTCCACAAAATTCCTGCTTTCTAGGCAATGCCAAATTTCCTGGATGCCCTGTGTACGAAGAAATCGAATCAAGCCCGTCCTTTTCAATCTTTTTATAAATCCTATCAGCCGCTTGCGAAAGTGTCAATTTTTCATCCAGCACCTTATTTTTAAAATAGTCAATCATTACAGCAATGCAATTTGTCTGGCTGTCATCCACAAGCTGCTCCAGCCCCGAAATGTCGATTAAGTCCTTTCCATACAAAATGCTGTATTTCCCTTTAGCTTTTGTTTTATCCAGTTTTCCTGACTGCGAAAAACTTTTTTTGAGTGGAATTCGCTGTGTAACTCCTTGAAATTTATCGTTTGAAGAAAATTCCCTTTTATTTTCATCCGATTTTGCAATCTCTTTTGCTTTTTCTGTCACATCTTTTGGCACATATTCATACATCATTATAATGTGATTTGCCACATCAAAATAATCTCCAGATCCACCAACAATCAATATCGTAGAAACTCCAAAATTGTCATAAAGTTCCTTTACCCTGTCAATAAACGGTGTTATCGGCTCTTTCTCCTTTGCCACAAGTTTTTGCATTCTTCCGTCACGGATCATAAAATTTGTAGCCGAAGTGTCCTCATCTATCAGAAGTAAAGAAGTTCCATATTCCAGAGCTTCTGCCACATTTGCCGCCTGCGATGTGCTTCCACTCGCATTTTCAGTCGAAAAAGCCCTTGTATCCTTATTTTGTGGCAAGTTATTGATAAATCCGCTTATATTCACCTTTTCGACATTTCTTCCATCTTCCGCACGTATTTTTACCGCATCCGATTCAGAAATTATAAGTTCTCGCCCATCTTGAGCAATGTGATTGTAAACCCCTCTTTCAAGTGCTGCAAGTAACGTGGATTTTCCGTGATAACCTC is a window encoding:
- a CDS encoding ankyrin repeat domain-containing protein, with product MTIYSAADMGTYEEFLKIFKEGDQNEISPSGRSLLFTALCNPKLEERYRIANFLINKGADVKIVTEDGMSLFFPLFSRCCKDIVKTTILCKTLLEKGADITVMHKREKTVSFKELFNTGTPEMKMLPLYQLIFSQPGLPLLVKDKWGLTVIEFARRFNRPIAVKMMEDYVKKYNLKEDS
- a CDS encoding ankyrin repeat domain-containing protein, whose product is MSKYKTIWAAVRFGTLKDVIEIFKKGDEKIGDASGDSILFDALANTNSIARYEITNFLINKGADVKAVTEDGISLFFPLFSYGWTDIVKTTILCKTLLEKGADITTIYKKEKTVAFKELFNIGAPEMEMLPLYQLIFSQPGLPLLVKDKWGLTVIEFARRSNRPIAVQMMEDYVKKYNLEEEN
- a CDS encoding prolyl oligopeptidase family serine peptidase — translated: MRTKVLVFVGLFLVSVLGISAEITFRDQEMYHSFSDQYSLNAKIFDYGQNIVSIEINTEGKGKNIQNKQIAKDTFKVFAKGTLPKDAGIVLDDKTKSSGTFEVEREIENIYVNDKGNIVINLKYGKDVAGANTLSYVTGNVSRNVLMDLEYKVEQKKEIKGYKTGFYRQGKIVDEEADKFVAAKSKSGVNYQYFKPVNKDDGKKHPLIIWFHGNGEGGYKNYRNNVSQKLANRGAVAFAEDKTQKIFGGAYVVAPQADDTWYNNYTKGYIKSVKAMIDEFASENNVDKNRIYVFGASAGGYMSFRMMIEYPDYFAAFSTSAAALDKAATSGGVATTTQDLMKIRNKPLWMVHAQNDPTISYENTSKRVYDVLSKYGAILSSYPNVKIHETEYNGHWSWIYSLRNMPVNNKGEHLFEWMAKQHLKK
- a CDS encoding glycoside hydrolase family 1 protein, with amino-acid sequence MAKLKFPDNFWWGSATSGPQSEGRFNKKSRNIFDYWFDTDKKAFFDGVGPDVASNFYNSFREDIRLYKEIGLNSLRTSIQWTRLIKDFETGEVDEDGVRFYTEVIEEFEKNGITLVLNLFHFDMPIELQEKYGGWESKHVVELFVKYARKAFELFGNKVKYWTTFNEPIVPVEAQYMYQFHYPLIVDGKKAMQVLYNTALASAKVIGEFRKIESLKKDGKIGVILNLTPSYPRSENEEDVKAAKISDAFFNNSFLDPAIYGKFPELLTDILEKDGVLWESTEEELKIIAENTVDFLGVNYYQPRRIKTRETEFDISKNGWLPDKYFENYDMPGKRMNIYRGWEIYPQAIYDIAKNIQDNYKNIKWFISENGMGVEGEEKFKNEQGIIEDDYRIDFFREHLTHLHRAIEEGSNCFGYHTWTPIDCWSWTNAYKNRYGFISVDLPTQIKTIKKSGYWIKKVSETNEIDSWDI
- a CDS encoding ABC-ATPase domain-containing protein; its protein translation is MKNYKELEKILFSMDGKSYSAYKSLKGEYRFEKYVLAIDHVQSDPYAPPSKMRVIMDRKICGIPYELTDTKDKNIAVSDFLTRNFYREIQKSGNDSTGTGESGRIFIDRCGQEILERTSVLIKGDKVEVRFEMGMPARGRRIMGKAAQKIIFEQLPEIVEKSIIYDNLNKRALNEQVILVLDQEYARKILKEKGLVAFVANDSVLPRESGVSDKPMKNAVKFKSPEKFEITLKLPSGKEVSGMGIPKGITLIVGGGYHGKSTLLAALERGVYNHIAQDGRELIISESDAVKIRAEDGRNVEKVNISGFINNLPQNKDTRAFSTENASGSTSQAANVAEALEYGTSLLLIDEDTSATNFMIRDGRMQKLVAKEKEPITPFIDRVKELYDNFGVSTILIVGGSGDYFDVANHIIMMYEYVPKDVTEKAKEIAKSDENKREFSSNDKFQGVTQRIPLKKSFSQSGKLDKTKAKGKYSILYGKDLIDISGLEQLVDDSQTNCIAVMIDYFKNKVLDEKLTLSQAADRIYKKIEKDGLDSISSYTGHPGNLALPRKQEFCGAVNRYRKLKIK